The DNA sequence GGCGAAATGTGTTGGCCGCGAGGCGCCCTCCAACTCGGCACCCAATGGTCCGGGCACCACGGTGGTGCGGGTGCCGTGCGGATACATGTCGTCGGCGGTCGGCGTGAATGCGATCTCCACGCCCTCGGCCCGCAGCGCGTCGAGGTCGTCGTCGAGCGTGCGCGGGTACGCGTCGAGGTCCTCGCCCGCCCCGAACTGCAACGGGTTGACGAAGATCGACACCACGACGACGGCACCCGGCACCCGGCGGGCGGCGCGGATCAGCGTCAGATGTCCGTCGTGCAGGGCGCCCATCGTGGGCACCAGCACGATACGGCGCCCGGTGGCGCGCAGAGCCTTCGTGACGCCTGCGACGTCGCGGGGACGTGCGTAGATGTTGACTTCTCCCGCAGTGAATTTCGGGGTCCTACCGATGTTCATCGCCGTCCTGCTTCCGCCAGGGCCTCGAAGACGTCCTCCGGGGCGTGTGCGCGCTGAGCCGTCCGCAACGAGTTCGTCCGGTAGGCCTCGGACAGATCGGGATCCACCTCGGCCAGCGCTCGCAGATGGCCGGCGACCGCGCCGGCGTCACCGCGCGCGACGGGCCCGGTGAGCGCGGCCTGGCCCCGCCGCAGCGCATTCTCCAGAGAGGCGCGGGCCAGCGGGGCGATGATCCGCTCGGTGAGTCCGCCGGGAGCGTCGCCGACGGCGTCCTGCCCGAGCAGTTCCTGTCCCGACAGCGCGGCGCGTAACGCCTCCACCGCGTCCAGCAGCACCGTCACCACGTGGTTGCTCGAGTGGGCCAGCGCGGCGTGGTACAGGGTGCGGGCGTCCTCCCGGACGCGGAACGGCTCCCCACCGACCTCCAGCACCAGCGACTGGGCGATGGCATAGCCGATCTCGTCGGCCGCGGTGACCCCGAAGCAGGTCCCGCGTAGCCGGTCGACGTCTTCGTCGGTGCCGGCGAACGTCATCGCGGGGTGGATGGCCAGCGTGATGCACCCCTGCTCGGCCAGCGGTGCCAGGACCGCGATGCCGTTGGCCCCGGAGGTGTGCGCCACGATCGTGTTCGGACGGACCGCGCCCGTGGCGGCGAGCCCGGCCACCAGAGCGGGCAACTCGGCGTCGGGAACAGCCAGCACCAGCAGCTCAGCCCGACCGGCGACCTGGTCGACGGGCAGCACAGCGGTGTCCGGCAGCCAGCGTGCGACGCGCCGGCGCGACTCTTCCGACACCGCGCTGCACGCGACGACGACATGCTCGGCACGTTCGAGAGCCACCCCGAGGGCGGTACCGACGCGGCCTGCCGAGATCACGCCGACCGTGAGCCGGGCAGGGCGGAGTCCGCCCCGGTCAGCCGGGTGGGGTGCACCCCCGCCGGCAGGGGACTGCAGCATCGCAGAGGACCTCGCAGATTTCCTGGGCGTCATCGCTGAACACCAGCGTTCCGGTCCCGCGCTGCGGGTACCGGACGGTCGCCAC is a window from the Mycolicibacterium poriferae genome containing:
- a CDS encoding Rossmann-like and DUF2520 domain-containing protein; this translates as MLQSPAGGGAPHPADRGGLRPARLTVGVISAGRVGTALGVALERAEHVVVACSAVSEESRRRVARWLPDTAVLPVDQVAGRAELLVLAVPDAELPALVAGLAATGAVRPNTIVAHTSGANGIAVLAPLAEQGCITLAIHPAMTFAGTDEDVDRLRGTCFGVTAADEIGYAIAQSLVLEVGGEPFRVREDARTLYHAALAHSSNHVVTVLLDAVEALRAALSGQELLGQDAVGDAPGGLTERIIAPLARASLENALRRGQAALTGPVARGDAGAVAGHLRALAEVDPDLSEAYRTNSLRTAQRAHAPEDVFEALAEAGRR